The nucleotide sequence TACTTTGTTGTTGTCAACGACTGCTTGAGGCTTCCTCCAAAGTGAATTGTGAGTAATTTCATCATCTCATTGTCTATATCGTAGTTTTATTAATTACATCGTTATTGATTCGCTACTTTATTATCCTTGTTTAATCATTATCGTTGTTGGAACtttattgtttaaattgttGCTTTATCCTTACGGTGGCTTGTTTGTTTCATAgtgtgttttttcttatggTATTGATCCATTCATTTGagagtattgtttttttttcacttttaaaatcgttggagtctttttttttttttgatgaaatcgttgaagttttattattattattttattttaattcagctTATTATActtgttgttgcttgtttttttttcacaGTTAATTCACCTATCCATGTCTTGTTGTGTAAAATCTTGACCAAAATTTTTTTTCACTACACAACCTTACTATTATCGGATTAGCTGAATATAACTCGTAATCattgaatcaaattgaaaatgaaattcactaaaaacgcacatagttttaaaaaaataaaataatttaccaTGAGAAcagaaatatacaaataaaattttgcataaaatagcTACAGCCTACAGGCAAACGAACAGTAAAAACTCAGGACATGTTTACATTTCACATGTTCCCACTTAAAACCTCTCTCAAGCATGCAggccatttattttatttttttaaaggctgATGCTGGCTATTGAACTTGTTCCTGTTGGCACACTACATTATCCATCCTCAAAGCTgtgcattatttttattgatactTATTGTTGTTGGAGTATCAGATACAGCTTATATAAAATGCAAATCTTCACTTCTAGCTAAAATAGGATAATCACAACCTAGTAGTGTTTTTTTTCAGTGTTAATTCACCGATCCTACATGTCTTGTTGTGTAAAATCTTggctttatttttttgtacattAATCTATAtgctttgtttcattttttttatcttccatatatctatacattaatcatgattttttttttcttttttacgttctgcttttctttctatatgctttgtttcatttttttttcttccatatattGATCATGGCCtcgtttatatataaatatgtttgttgTAGTTTATTACATGTCTATATGTAATTGTAGTATAAGAGTTATATAAAATAGCGGCTTAGATGTGTGCTTGTCTTTGTCAGTTTCTGAAATCGTAAAAACAaacagtttcttttatttaattaagtttaagggtaaaacggtaaaatactgttaaaatccctcccctccccctgtgaaccaaacacacttttaattaaaaatatctcccctcccctcccctccgtaaaaatccctcccctcccctcccctcccctcctaattctcgaaccaaacggaccctaaaaTACTTTCTTTCCCATTTCTTTGATTAACCAAACAGAATTATCCCCACCGAatagagaaaaaggagaaagtTTATGAGTCAATTTTAGTATCTAGGGTTACTCCCAAAATCTCTCTCTTGATTGGAATCGATTCAATCAGAATTTGGATTCAACGAGGCTCTGAAAATCTCTGTTGTTAGTAGTAGtaattccaaaattaatttacaagaaaataattaaaaatggtGACGGCGAACAAGGAAATGGTTGTTTACTGTTTCGACACACTCGTTGCTCATTATAATGGTGACCAACCTCCCACTCCTTCCTTCGACGATGGTCAACAGTAATCTCTCTCTTCATATTCCCTTTAATTGTATGATGGgttgttgtttaattaatttttgcgATTTTGATGAAATTTCTATTGATTTTTCCTTTCTGTGTATTGCGAGAATAAGGACAGATTTGAGTTATATATTGACATAAGCACTGGTGAGACTGTCTGGAAGaacttataaaaacagcttattcatatgctgttttcagCTTACACTAATACTGTTtaacttcatttatttttcgtAATGGAAATAACTTATAATAAGTGctgcaaattaagttgtttgtCCAACCTGGGGTGAAGTGATCATGTAGTAATGTTTCTTGTTAATTGAGTactagcaattttttttattgtttgattcaagtagcctagtggtttaAATTTCACccttaaggtgaataagtggggaatGGATTTGAGCCTTGGCCCCTGCATATTTCAatgcattgtctctaccaactgagctatgctcacggacACTGAGTACTGGCATTTTATTATTTGGCAATAGTAAAAATGGATATTTGGAGTGGAGCAAGAAATGTTCAGTTTTTGGGTGGTAGTTGCTATGTTATGGTTTAATTTTAGACTCTATTTCTGATGTAACTGTCAACTTGATGAGCAGCTGGGTGTTACACCTTGCAAAGCTAAGTTTAAGTACAAGATATTTTGTTGCATAGTCGGAAGCACCGTAAAGTGTGTTGTAGAGATCTAGAATTTGATTCAACTGTTGGATCAGTGAACTTTGCATTCTACTAACATATTTCTATCAGTGTCTTTCCTTCGATACATCATACATGTCTGTCCTTTATGTTCGATTGTAACATTGCCTTTCTATTGTTGAAAACTTGGAATgagtatttattttatgttctagTTCTTAAAAGGTCTCATGAACAAAAATATTTGTACTCTGATCaagttataatttatatttgagtaccataacattttttttgaagtaacttTGCTTTGTTTCAGCCCATTGTTTGTTACTTGGAAGAAAGTGGTAAATGGAGGAGAGCCTCGTCTTCGTGGATGCATTGGTTCTCTAGAAGCACGTGGCTTGATCAATGGCTTCAGAGATTATGCGCTGACTAGGTGTGTGTGTTGATGCGTTAATAATTGAAGGACGATTCATTAAAAAGGCAACTTCTTGTAGTGAAATTAATGAACATGTTTACGATGGGAATTTGGGCATTATAGGGTTCCCAAGTCCCATATCGAGTATTATGAGATGCTCGGTAGAGTATTTAAGGAGCTTGCTTCTCCCCCCTTGATAGGTAGCTTTTAAGGGAGAGTTCTCCAAGTGATTGGATACTTAGTAATTAGCATCAGAGCCTGGTTGTCCGTTTTTACAAAAGGGTTACTTACAGATGGGTTGACCCTTAAGGCTGAGTAAAGCGTTGTAGAGTGCAACTGCCGGGACGTCGGCTCCCAGGGGCAGTGCTAGTCCAAGGGACTTGGGTATTATAGGGTGcccaagtcccacatcaaaTAGTATGAGAGACTAAATGGATCATTTAAGTGGCTTAATTTTTCTCCCTTGATAGTCAACTGTTAAGGGAAGGACAGGTCCAAACTGCAGGATTACATGTAGTTTACCacaaatacatacatatacctttttttatcttatatacAATGGAACTTTATAGTAGTGAGATATCATGTGTCCTTTTCTCCTGGAATTTTTTCAGGGAAGTGTAATTTAAACGTCAGCTTTCTATACTCTATTACAATTACTCTACCTTTGAGTGGCCTCAAATCTGTATATTTCACACTCGACCATGTTCCCCTTATCTTGCAGCGCTCTCAGAGACCGCAGGTTTCCACCTATTGAGGCCAGAGAGCTTCCTCTTTTGGAGTGCACTGTCTCTATTCTTACTGACTATGAAACAGCTAATGATTACCTTGATTGGGAGGTATGTACTAATTTATTTGATCTGATTGTTGGACAGAAAATGAATtcagaaatgtttttttaaccTATAGTAGTCTGCCACTTTCCTGTTAAAGTTAGCTACAGGGTCAATTATTTTCGTCTTTatcatttactattttatcgGATAAGATGTGTTAAAGGACTGCTATGGTGGCCAAACATCTACAATTGTGGCTGAACATAAAAGCAATCATATTTTCCTCATTTTCAAGGGATTTCCACCCTCCCATTTATTCTTTTGCAACACCTGGAGATCGCATATAACTTGTTTTGCTCTATTCTGttggttttttctttatatttcaatttttttaaaataagatggGGAGCCTTGTGCAGCTGTTTGGAGTTGTGGAATCAACCTCTTACAAATGTAAAGTAAGGTTGCCTACCATAAGTACCAAGCTGActctttgaaatttaaaatataaactcGTAAGGTAAGTTTGCCTATTATAGATCCACAATGGACCTGACCCTTATTTggatttaaaatataaactcTTCCATTTTTACTTTAGATGAAATTTACTATAGGACATTATGGTATCCTTTGATCTACGTAGCCAACTCCTTTTAATTAAACAtcataacttattttattatcttGTATGTGAAAACAATCTAAAGCTAATGGTTGAGTGCTGTTAGCCTTAAAGATTTGGAGGCTGTAGTTCTTACTCAAAATACTTTATGTTGAGAAgataaattttgcatttttctaGAAGATTTTTTACCACTAAGTTGAGCAGAGTTTTCTAAATTCTTACAACTTATCTCTTGTTTTCATTATTCATCTCTTTTTAATCTAACCCACTTTTCATAAAACAAGTAGAATTGAAGTATCATCTATCATGTTATTAATTCACGCTAATGTTTATTATTGAAGCTTACATTCCATGCTAACTCTAGCATGACTCATGCCATTTAAATTTAATCCAGTAGAAAATGTTGCCCTGTAGTAAAACAAAATTCACACTCCAAAACATAGATTAACTTAACAATTGGAAGTGGAAAGTTAGGCTAGATCTAATATCAATCACATGGTAGTAGTCTTTGTCTGAGActtttgagttattttttttggtcgcttgttttggaggatttgatttgTATATTGCTTTTGAGAATAATCTTACTAAGAACTTTGAGATGGAGACGGTGAGGTCCGTACTTTAGGAAATGGACAGGAGAAGGCTTCATGGGTTTTGTTTTAGATTCTTTACACTGTCTTTTGCATATTAAGATTCTGCTAGTTTCTTTCTTGCAGGTAGGAAAACATGgtataattattgaattttcTGATCCTGACTATAACACCAGGCGAAGTGCCACATACCTGCCTGAAGTGGCTGCTCATGAAGGTAACTTATGTTCACCACTGAGATTGTTTAACATTTAGGAAATTGAGTTGGTAACTAATCCGTACATGCAAAGTTGTCATgagtattttgtttttagttgtaGCAGaaaattcattatgaacaaagAGGTAAAATAGATGTGTACGGAGgataaaatgtattaaaaactgaaaaatggAAACTATAGCAAAGAACTAAAAAGTCATAAATTCAGAGCAGCCACACAAACTATATTTATGTGATATCTATAGATGGTAGCACCATTGAAACATCAAATTAGCAGAACATCGATTAGCAAGTTGAGAAGCAGAGGGCAATTCTTGTGCACTCTTGGCTAATGACACTATACCTAATAAGGTTACTTCTTATAAAAAACCTACCAATTCATACTTACTTGCAGTCCCTGTGTCTCTGAACTGGAAGCAATAGTAATTGTACAATGTGTTTGTTGTCTTGTGGCATACCCTTGAATACGCTAATGCTCCAACCAAGTGCACAAGGGGACTGCATAAAATGCGAAGTACATATTTCTAGAAATTTTTTACATTCATGATTTGACGATACCTTTATaccgaatcatctatgttccaaAATAGAAACACAGACCTCATatgctctgtttggtaaaaataagctataagctagctgatagcttatagcttatagctgaaaagcttgcttattaaaaataatgtgtttggtaaaattagctgttgaagtggctgataagtataaaatgacataaaaggacatgttttttttttaatatacatatagacacacacatttttttgtaatgtatttattttttaatatttttaattatagttaaatatgtttttggtcctataaatattcaaacttttggtcttagtctccataaaaatattcatcgacaattttgatctatgctttatgaatcccaaaaataagagaaaggtgGAAATAAAATGTGagctagaatatataaaattttacaacgtacaatagactagttatttttttcctttaaaaaaaaataggctagttatttttgtgtggtgtacggcaggttagttatagcaaaatataaaatatttccttaaaatatatatatatatatataaagtgctccttaaaaaaaaacaacgtggcatttttttaagggacaaAATGGGGCGGTTACAAAGATGAACATgggtagttgtttaattaaaaaaataattaatttaaattaatagggttaaagttggaagaaaatataaaaagctaccagctataagctaaaaagctacttgaaatagcttttcaaaaaacgctataaggtcatgaaaaaagcttgttaccaaacacgccacgttttcatctaacgagcttataagctaatccaacaagctataagctagcttttttgtgttaccaaacacacccataGTGTCCGAAAAGCACAAACCAATTATTCTGCCTAAGTCTCCAACAGTTCTTTAGCGAAGTTATTCGATCTTTTCAGCATCTGTTTACTTACATAACTTTTGCCAAAGGTGAAAGTTTAAGAGTACATTTTTCCTTTCCTTACAACTTATAAATTCGTTAAGGCTAAATTGCAAGGAACCATCACAGCCAGTTTCAGCTGAGATAAATTCAAGACTTTGACTCTACAAACTTACCAAAATATTGCAACAATGTCTGAAATTGACCTATAGTTGTTGACATGGCTTTCTTGTATTTTAGGATTTATTAAGCAATAATGCAATTTGGTCCTTGCTACTCAGCTGTAGAGCTACATAAAAGAAGAGCAATAATTCTGAACTTGATCAGAGCAGACAAGTAGAGTATATGCTATAGGAAAATAGAACTTGGGAAGCAAATGTTAGATTTGTGGGAATAGTTTGAATCTGCACGAGCTGGGAATGTAATGTACTGCTGTGATTAGAGAATTTACGTTATTAGACAATTCTGAATTTATCAGACCAGACAGGTAGAATATATGCACTGCTCTATATCCTTTATTTGCTGGAAGTCCTCAAAAcaataacttttataaatagatctaataaattaaaatatttaggCCTTGTTTgcaagtttggaggggaagggagaggAGAGctttggaaaaaaggaaggagcaagtggaagaaatagaggacaTTGAGagggagggctttggggggttcatttttcttcataatacaaaatcctcCTCATTTGGGCCATTAAAATTGCattggaggagggttttgaagggtttatatgaattcttcaaatttaaactaTGTTGTTAAAtcttcttaaaattaaaagtgtatTAATCATAGCCATTAATTTATCAATCTCTAACAAaatactcttttaaaaaatgtgtaaGATTTCTCCATTTTCCCCTCTATTTCCCACCCTTCAAAGCCCCCCTTCCCCTCccttccaaactcccaaacaaagccttaggatTTTGCACTCAGCTTTACTAATTTTTATGCTCTTCCCTGTTCCTAATTATTTGCGGTGAAAACCGGGTGGGTGGGAGACCAATGTGCATCCCGTTCTTATCCATGTTTGCTTGGGTTTCAGGTTGGACTCCACTAGAGGCCATTGATTCTTTAATACGTAAAGCAGGCTGCAACAGTAGAATCACCGATTCACTCAGGAAAAGCATAAAGCTAACGAGATACCAAAGCACCTTATTTACTATGCACTATGGTGAATATTTTTCATACGTGAAAGAGACAAGAGGTGAAGCTCCATCCATCGTTGGAGTTAAGTTGCCTGGCTAGTCATTTTTCCAGACAATTTCTAATGCTTGCATACTTACTTTAATGGCAAAAGAAGGAATAGAatttccaaaagaaaaagaacatgcgaatttgttttcttaactaAACTACTGTCTGTGGTGCCTGTTCTTTACATTCTTcaaattcatttgattttgaagaaattaattatACTGAACTTAGATTCTGTGAACATATTTGTATGTATCAATCAATTCAGCAGTAGCTTGGGAAAGCTACAACATTGTTAAACCATTTGATGCCAGTCTTGTTGAAAAATTGGAACTTTGATCTTTCTCTCGGTTGAGAATCTATAGCTGGCATTTCAATTTCTCCTGGTAGTGAATCATGAATTCATGATTATTATTAGATCTTATATGATGATCAGGATCGACAATTCGATAAAGAAGTGCATGATAAATCAAAATGGGAATTACTGGTGTACTAAGATAATTCAATGCACATGTACTCCCAACCAAATGATAACCATTTAATTGTCGTTTTTAGGGTTATTCTTTCTGAAATCGGGAGCAAGGAATGAATGATCGGTTTTCTTACCACAATACTGACTTTTGAACTGAATTTATGTAGTCCTGAACTTATATAGTCAGTTTTTAGTCTTTACACTCCAATAATCACGATTTATTTTCCGACTGTAAAATAAGTTGTCGTATGTTTTAAACTTTTGATGCGTCAGCCTCCTAAACtgatttagtttgtttggttTGCTTTAACTATCCTATTGAGAAAACGAATGCAATTTTCACTTATATTTTACAATTAAACTTTCACACCATATAGTTAATTGTTTTATCCCTCTTGACGTacctttttatttgtttataactaagttttttattttccctcTTGGTCTTGTACTAGTGGCAATTCGGTGGAAATCCGTCCTCTTTTCACTTCAATTATCTGAAGATTCCTGATTCATTTTTGTGAATTCCTTtctggtgattttttttttttttttgtgaacaatgcatgtataataatatttatgttggTATTTTCCCATTTATCGAAGTTACTTTTAACTCTCAACTTCATGTAAACTTCACGTAAGTCCCACCAACAGATATGAGTAGAAAATCTAATATATGCTTCCCACCGACAGATCAGAGTTATTATCAGGTATTCTCTCTTGTTATTGTGGACAGTTGCTTTGCTTACATGTTATGTAGTGTCTACTGTCTAGTAGATGCTTCACACTGCCAATAACTGCTATACTGGTGCTATATTATTTTTCTAccattactatttttttttaatcagcaaattttattaaaaactagATCTCTGCTCAAGACGAATAAAGATCGGTGAAACGATACAAACGAAAGGCgccgtatataggcggaacacctGAAGAATAAACACCAAAAACAGACTCCTACAAGAACCGACCACCGAAAAACGATATCCATAACCTCCCATTGCCACTACTCAACCCAAAAATAACCCCCTCTAAATGAAACACTCCGTCTGCATCACCTAAGTTGAGCTACTATTCCAAAGATCAATCAACTTCTACCACCTCACAACCTCTGGTCCACCGAAAGAACACTAAATAAGCCCAAAACCAAACTTGGGCCAAAGAACTGGCTCCCGATTTCGAATCAAAAGCGATCAGCCCACCGGACTTCAGGACCCAACCAGACGGGCACCCCTTACCCCCAGTCCACCAGAGAAACCGTAGCCAGCCAAACAAGAAAGCAGCTAGACGCCAAGTCCCGATCTCGAAGCAAAATTAACCGGCCCACCAGAATCCAGCACACAATATGTAAGACATACAACATGATTTGCGGTGGTGCAAACATCaataaaaaaggaacaaaagCTAAGCTAGAATGACACACACCCTCAAAACCACCATAAACACATTCACAACCCAAAACTCAAGCAAGAGGCAGCGACAAGGAATATGGACCCGAATAACAGAGGCGGCCTCCAAAAGGAATCACCCACAACAAACCCCCACAAAGCATCCACCTCCTCACCTAAGCATCCCTAACCACTCC is from Medicago truncatula cultivar Jemalong A17 chromosome 1, MtrunA17r5.0-ANR, whole genome shotgun sequence and encodes:
- the LOC25485562 gene encoding uncharacterized protein At2g38710; the protein is MVTANKEMVVYCFDTLVAHYNGDQPPTPSFDDGQHPLFVTWKKVVNGGEPRLRGCIGSLEARGLINGFRDYALTSALRDRRFPPIEARELPLLECTVSILTDYETANDYLDWEVGKHGIIIEFSDPDYNTRRSATYLPEVAAHEGWTPLEAIDSLIRKAGCNSRITDSLRKSIKLTRYQSTLFTMHYGEYFSYVKETRGEAPSIVGVKLPG